One Nitrosomonas sp. PY1 DNA window includes the following coding sequences:
- a CDS encoding sulfotransferase: protein MVNIDSNKTVNSSGDNFRVLYVCSAARSGSTLTDMFVGGHSQAASLGELNFLGNGISLNHKCSCGMDLRICSQWHEVFDAIKYSTNIDFLVNPYAYNLWDAISSDTIDYEWQTRSKVLAINFRKAWLSSRNLLPGLLRDFIPIPPSLSKALDNKMNLYREIAHCWKKSIIVDSSKNDREAIELFKKWPANIKIVLLTRDGRGVYFSRRSSGYTQSESIKGWLNYYRRALPALDKFIPPESFLKIRYEDLATKPEEVGRILCNFAHIPFEPEMLDFTRFTRHLVGGNNMRFSSNKKIELDIRWQTELYGDELDFFTRTGGDMNHQLGYQ, encoded by the coding sequence ATGGTGAATATCGATTCAAATAAGACTGTAAATTCTTCGGGCGATAATTTTCGTGTTTTATATGTTTGTTCAGCAGCGCGAAGTGGTTCCACTTTAACGGATATGTTTGTAGGAGGACACAGTCAGGCAGCTTCTTTGGGAGAACTTAATTTCTTAGGTAATGGAATTAGCTTAAATCATAAATGTAGCTGTGGCATGGATTTACGTATATGTAGCCAATGGCACGAAGTTTTTGATGCAATTAAGTATTCAACTAATATTGATTTTCTTGTAAATCCGTATGCCTATAATTTATGGGATGCTATTTCATCTGATACTATTGATTATGAGTGGCAAACAAGATCAAAAGTGTTAGCTATCAATTTTAGGAAGGCATGGTTATCTAGTCGAAATTTATTGCCAGGTTTACTACGTGATTTTATACCGATACCTCCTTCACTTAGTAAGGCATTAGATAACAAGATGAATTTATATCGTGAAATCGCACATTGTTGGAAAAAATCGATAATTGTGGATTCTTCTAAAAATGACCGTGAAGCTATTGAGTTATTTAAAAAATGGCCGGCTAACATCAAGATCGTGCTACTAACTCGTGATGGTCGAGGCGTTTATTTTTCTAGACGATCAAGTGGATATACTCAATCAGAAAGTATTAAAGGCTGGTTAAATTATTATCGACGTGCGCTCCCAGCGCTGGACAAGTTTATTCCCCCAGAGAGTTTTTTAAAAATACGCTATGAAGATTTAGCTACTAAACCAGAGGAAGTGGGGCGTATCTTGTGTAATTTTGCACATATTCCTTTCGAGCCAGAAATGCTTGACTTCACTCGATTCACAAGACATTTGGTGGGTGGAAACAATATGCGATTTTCTTCAAATAAAAAGATTGAACTGGACATCCGTTGGCAAACTGAGTTATACGGAGATGAATTAGATTTTTTCACACGCACCGGTGGCGATATGAATCACCAGCTCGGTTATCAGTAA
- the dapE gene encoding succinyl-diaminopimelate desuccinylase, translated as MSNDTLTLAQALIARASQTPFDKGCQEILIARLKVLGFHIETMRFGEVDNLWARRGNTVPVVCFAGHTDVVPAGPLEQWDSDPFVPTIRDDCLYGRGAADMKSSLAAFITAIESFLDKHSDHQGSIALLITSDEEGIAVNGTVKVVETLQARGELLDYCIVGEPTCMDKLGDTIKNGRRGSLSGSLTIKGIQGHIAYPHLAKNPIHLAAPAIAELANIEWDQGNEYFPPTTWHISNIHAGTGATNVIPGRLDILFNFRFSTASTIESLKDRIHNTLDRHQLDYDLIWELSGKPFLTPKGELATAISDAITQITDIHPELSTSGGTSDGRFIADICKQVVEFGPCNATIHKINEHVHVSDLERLANIYQLTLENLLIRN; from the coding sequence ATGTCGAATGACACACTCACGCTTGCACAAGCACTCATCGCCCGCGCCTCACAGACACCATTCGACAAAGGATGCCAGGAAATTCTGATTGCACGCTTAAAAGTGCTCGGCTTTCATATTGAAACCATGCGTTTTGGCGAAGTAGATAATCTTTGGGCACGGCGTGGCAATACTGTACCGGTAGTATGTTTTGCTGGACATACCGATGTCGTACCAGCCGGTCCGCTAGAACAATGGGACAGCGATCCATTTGTTCCGACCATTCGCGACGATTGCTTATATGGTCGCGGTGCCGCCGATATGAAATCTTCACTGGCCGCATTCATCACTGCCATCGAATCCTTTCTCGATAAACATAGCGACCATCAAGGCTCGATCGCTTTACTCATTACATCCGACGAAGAAGGAATCGCGGTAAATGGTACCGTCAAGGTCGTTGAAACGCTGCAAGCACGCGGTGAATTATTAGATTACTGCATTGTCGGCGAACCAACCTGTATGGATAAACTTGGTGATACCATCAAAAACGGACGCCGTGGTTCTCTATCCGGAAGCTTGACGATCAAGGGCATTCAAGGCCACATTGCCTACCCACACCTGGCAAAAAACCCTATCCACCTCGCCGCACCTGCAATTGCGGAACTGGCAAATATCGAATGGGACCAAGGCAACGAATATTTTCCACCGACCACTTGGCATATTTCCAATATTCATGCCGGTACTGGTGCAACCAATGTAATCCCCGGGAGACTGGACATTTTATTCAATTTTCGTTTCTCAACCGCCAGCACGATTGAATCACTCAAAGACCGTATTCATAACACCCTTGATCGTCATCAATTAGATTACGATTTGATTTGGGAGTTATCTGGAAAACCCTTCCTAACGCCTAAAGGTGAACTAGCTACCGCAATCAGTGACGCCATTACGCAAATCACGGATATTCACCCAGAACTATCGACTTCCGGTGGCACATCGGATGGAAGATTTATCGCTGACATTTGCAAACAAGTGGTTGAATTCGGTCCGTGCAATGCCACCATCCATAAGATCAACGAGCACGTACATGTTTCTGATCTGGAAAGACTGGCGAATATTTATCAGCTCACATTGGAAAATTTGTTGATCCGTAATTAG
- a CDS encoding acyl-CoA dehydrogenase → MLAFLFYVILTIVALISVVLMIPVLRRTLVSRPVLKIFRRMLPKISQTEQEALDAGTVWWEGELFSGKPDWKKMLAYPRPHLTAEEEAFLNGPTEQLCALLNEWKITHELKDLPPEVWEFIRSQGFFGLVIPKEYGGYGFSALAHSEVVMKLASRSGTAAVTVMVPNSLGPAELLLYYGTDKQKEYYLPRLAKGLEIPCFALTSPDAGSDAGAMPDSAVVCRQDYDGQANVLGMRVTWEKRYITLGPVATILGLAFKLYDPDRLLGGEESLGITLALIPTNTPGVNIGRRHYPLNGVFQNGPNSGKDVFIPMDWVIGGQERIGQGWRMLMNCLAAGRAISLPATGVGAAKLAARTSGAYSRVRVQFKIPIGYFEGVEEALARIGGNTYMMDAARVMTVSSIDLGEKPSVASAIVKYHLTERGRQAVSDAMDIHGGKGICIGPRNYIGRTYQQVPVSITVEGANILTRSMIIFGQGAMRCHPFLLKEVHAAYDSDLQRALMDFDAALVGHAKFTMRNTANSLIYGLFGRYLESTAPSNCSPETVVYYRKLTHFSASFACISDIALMRLGGSLKRRERLSARLGDILSLLYLCSATLKRFEDDSCPDSDLPLLHWSMQDALYQIQRAFDEFLTNFPVPIVFVWMLKALVFPVGKRCRLPSDELSHQVARILMKPGAVRDRLTTGVYVPKSSSDANNEPIADLELALQCAIDSEAAEAKMREGIKSKYITAKGDGKIAQALQLNYITDAEANLLRRLKELRSKVVKVDDFAADFSTKAEEKA, encoded by the coding sequence ATGCTAGCGTTTCTTTTCTATGTAATTTTGACTATTGTTGCATTGATCAGCGTTGTTCTGATGATACCGGTATTGCGCCGAACTTTGGTATCGCGTCCAGTGTTGAAAATTTTTCGCCGCATGTTACCGAAGATATCGCAAACCGAGCAAGAAGCATTGGATGCAGGAACGGTATGGTGGGAAGGTGAATTATTCAGCGGTAAACCCGATTGGAAAAAAATGCTGGCTTATCCAAGACCACACTTAACAGCAGAAGAAGAAGCCTTTTTGAATGGGCCGACAGAACAATTATGTGCGTTACTGAATGAATGGAAGATTACGCACGAATTAAAGGATTTACCCCCTGAAGTTTGGGAATTCATCCGCAGCCAGGGATTTTTTGGTTTGGTCATTCCCAAAGAATATGGCGGTTACGGTTTTTCCGCATTGGCGCACTCTGAAGTTGTGATGAAATTGGCGTCGCGTAGTGGCACGGCGGCGGTGACCGTAATGGTACCCAATTCACTTGGTCCAGCGGAATTGTTGTTGTATTATGGTACTGACAAGCAAAAAGAATATTACCTACCTCGCTTAGCCAAGGGGCTAGAAATTCCGTGTTTTGCATTAACTTCTCCTGATGCAGGTTCTGATGCAGGCGCAATGCCAGACTCCGCAGTGGTATGTCGTCAGGATTACGATGGACAGGCAAATGTGTTGGGTATGCGAGTGACTTGGGAGAAACGCTATATCACATTAGGTCCGGTCGCAACGATATTAGGCTTGGCATTTAAATTATACGATCCGGATCGATTATTAGGAGGTGAAGAGAGCCTCGGCATTACGCTGGCTCTTATCCCGACGAATACGCCCGGAGTGAACATCGGAAGACGTCATTATCCTTTAAATGGGGTGTTTCAAAATGGTCCCAATTCGGGTAAAGATGTGTTTATTCCGATGGATTGGGTGATTGGCGGTCAAGAGAGGATCGGGCAAGGTTGGCGCATGCTGATGAATTGCTTGGCAGCAGGGCGTGCCATTTCATTACCTGCAACGGGTGTTGGTGCTGCGAAACTGGCAGCGAGAACGAGCGGTGCTTATAGCCGGGTGCGCGTTCAGTTCAAAATACCAATCGGGTATTTTGAGGGCGTGGAAGAGGCATTGGCGCGAATCGGCGGTAATACTTATATGATGGATGCGGCGCGCGTGATGACTGTGAGTTCGATCGATTTGGGCGAGAAACCATCAGTAGCTTCAGCCATTGTTAAGTATCATTTGACTGAACGTGGACGACAAGCGGTCAGTGATGCGATGGACATTCATGGCGGCAAAGGGATTTGTATCGGTCCCAGAAACTATATCGGACGGACTTATCAACAAGTTCCGGTGAGTATTACAGTGGAAGGCGCCAATATATTGACGCGCAGCATGATTATTTTTGGTCAGGGAGCCATGCGTTGTCATCCTTTTCTACTGAAAGAAGTCCATGCGGCTTATGATAGCGATCTGCAGCGAGCACTAATGGATTTTGATGCCGCGTTGGTTGGGCATGCTAAGTTCACTATGCGAAATACCGCTAATAGCCTGATTTATGGTTTGTTCGGTCGCTATCTGGAAAGTACCGCGCCATCAAACTGCTCGCCAGAAACAGTGGTTTATTACCGAAAGCTGACGCATTTTTCTGCTAGCTTTGCATGTATTTCAGACATTGCCTTGATGCGCCTAGGCGGTTCACTTAAACGCAGAGAAAGATTATCGGCGCGACTGGGTGATATTTTGAGCTTGTTGTATTTGTGTTCCGCTACGTTAAAACGCTTCGAAGATGATAGCTGTCCTGATTCTGACCTGCCGTTGCTGCATTGGTCGATGCAAGATGCGCTGTATCAAATACAACGCGCATTTGATGAATTTCTAACAAACTTTCCGGTACCGATTGTTTTCGTTTGGATGTTAAAAGCTTTGGTATTCCCAGTAGGCAAGCGTTGTCGACTGCCAAGTGATGAATTGTCTCATCAAGTCGCTAGGATTTTAATGAAACCCGGTGCCGTACGAGATCGCTTGACGACAGGAGTGTATGTGCCTAAAAGCAGTTCGGATGCAAATAATGAACCAATAGCTGATTTGGAACTGGCGCTTCAATGTGCCATCGATAGTGAAGCGGCAGAAGCGAAAATGCGCGAGGGCATCAAATCGAAATATATTACTGCGAAAGGTGACGGAAAAATTGCACAAGCGTTGCAATTGAATTATATAACGGATGCAGAAGCGAATTTGCTTCGCCGCTTGAAGGAGTTGCGCAGTAAAGTAGTCAAAGTAGACGACTTTGCGGCAGATTTTAGTACCAAAGCCGAAGAGAAGGCTTGA
- a CDS encoding long-chain fatty acid--CoA ligase: MQIRPQGMIDVISVEQAKTLDGLFRERVQRSPENVAYRYFNTNAEQWAGYTWSEMNRFVSRWQVALKQESLVPGDRVAIMTRNCPEWVMFEQAALGLGLVVVPLYTDDRAENAAYILQHSGAKVLLLENWRQWNDLLALPAEIKQQMSGVQRIAILHFTELSSQGDDVKDHRIISVRDWLPEQASDVQHCNEDGNSLATIVYTSGTSGFPKGVMLSHHNILTNAYAGLQVATISQQDLVLSFLPLSHTFERTGSYYLAMMAGATTAYNRSISELQQDLSIIRPTLMFSVPRVFERINAGIRAKLADGSAFARWLFYLAIDVGYSRFEYQQGRGAWSPKHLLWPILKRLVADKVLSKLGGRLLYVVSGGAELSPDVSRTFIGLGLCLLQGYGMTESSPVVSINRPDDNLPASVGCAISGVEVKLGEQGALLIRGPNVMLGYWNNPEATQQAISSDGWLNSGDIARIDEQGHIFITGRLKEIIVLSTGEKVPPADMESAIKRDSLFEQVMVIGEARSYLSALVVCNAKELEKIKAQYGSDHASSQKEQKSQIEEALLERITQQTSSFPGYAWIRRVVLIDEPWTVENGLLTPTQKLKRRKVMEKYREAIDQLYGRH, from the coding sequence ATGCAGATAAGACCGCAGGGTATGATCGACGTGATCTCAGTCGAGCAGGCTAAAACGCTGGATGGGCTTTTTAGAGAGCGCGTTCAACGTTCGCCTGAGAATGTTGCGTATCGTTATTTCAATACCAACGCTGAGCAATGGGCTGGTTATACCTGGAGCGAGATGAATCGCTTTGTGTCGCGTTGGCAAGTGGCTTTAAAGCAGGAATCGTTAGTGCCGGGCGACCGTGTTGCGATCATGACAAGAAACTGCCCCGAATGGGTGATGTTCGAACAAGCAGCGCTTGGATTGGGCTTGGTGGTAGTGCCTTTATATACGGATGATCGAGCTGAGAATGCCGCCTATATTTTGCAACACTCTGGTGCTAAAGTATTGTTGCTTGAAAATTGGCGTCAATGGAACGATTTGCTTGCATTACCCGCAGAAATAAAACAACAAATGAGTGGAGTGCAGCGTATAGCGATATTGCATTTCACTGAATTAAGTTCCCAAGGTGATGATGTCAAAGATCACCGGATCATATCAGTACGCGATTGGCTACCTGAACAGGCTAGCGATGTACAACATTGCAACGAAGATGGAAATAGTTTAGCGACGATTGTGTATACCTCGGGTACATCCGGATTTCCTAAAGGAGTGATGCTGAGTCACCATAATATTCTAACCAATGCGTATGCTGGCCTTCAAGTCGCTACGATCTCTCAGCAAGATCTGGTGCTTTCATTTTTACCGCTATCACACACTTTTGAGCGTACTGGGAGTTATTACTTAGCGATGATGGCTGGTGCGACTACGGCTTATAACCGCTCTATCTCGGAACTACAGCAGGATTTGTCGATAATACGCCCTACCTTGATGTTTTCTGTTCCACGTGTCTTTGAAAGAATCAATGCTGGTATTCGAGCAAAGCTTGCTGATGGCTCTGCTTTTGCACGCTGGTTATTCTATCTTGCAATCGATGTGGGATACAGCCGCTTTGAATATCAGCAAGGAAGAGGCGCTTGGAGTCCGAAGCATTTATTGTGGCCCATTTTAAAAAGATTGGTGGCTGATAAGGTATTGAGTAAGCTCGGTGGACGATTGCTCTATGTGGTTAGCGGAGGCGCTGAATTGTCGCCTGATGTTTCGCGTACTTTTATAGGTCTAGGTTTATGTCTTTTGCAGGGGTATGGCATGACGGAGAGCAGTCCTGTCGTGAGTATTAATCGCCCGGATGATAACCTGCCTGCTAGCGTCGGCTGTGCGATTTCAGGTGTCGAGGTTAAACTGGGAGAACAGGGCGCATTATTGATTCGGGGTCCCAATGTCATGTTGGGTTATTGGAATAATCCAGAAGCAACCCAACAAGCGATATCTTCAGATGGGTGGTTAAATTCCGGCGATATTGCGCGCATTGACGAGCAAGGTCATATTTTTATTACCGGTCGTTTAAAAGAAATTATTGTGTTGTCGACAGGTGAAAAGGTTCCTCCCGCTGATATGGAATCCGCTATTAAGCGGGATTCTTTGTTTGAGCAAGTGATGGTCATAGGGGAGGCGCGTTCCTACTTAAGCGCTTTGGTCGTATGTAATGCAAAAGAGCTGGAAAAAATCAAGGCTCAATACGGCTCTGATCATGCAAGCAGCCAGAAGGAGCAAAAAAGTCAAATCGAGGAAGCACTCTTGGAAAGAATCACACAACAGACCAGTAGTTTTCCTGGGTACGCATGGATACGTCGGGTAGTGCTGATTGATGAGCCATGGACCGTGGAGAACGGATTATTAACACCGACACAAAAATTAAAACGCCGTAAGGTGATGGAAAAGTATCGCGAAGCAATCGATCAACTGTATGGTAGACATTAA
- a CDS encoding YajD family HNH nuclease encodes MAKDQDKLNKIVLEARRQAEKRAQGYREQALKLFPWVCGRCARTFDHKNLQLLEVHHKNSNHEDNPPDGSNWELLCTYCHEHEHSKLKDAMGRAGEGQASVGATFNPFANLKDRLNNKS; translated from the coding sequence ATGGCAAAAGATCAGGATAAGCTGAATAAAATTGTTTTGGAAGCGCGTCGTCAGGCAGAAAAGCGTGCGCAGGGCTACCGCGAACAAGCTCTGAAGCTATTTCCGTGGGTATGTGGACGGTGTGCACGGACTTTCGATCATAAAAACCTCCAGTTGTTGGAAGTGCATCATAAAAACAGCAATCATGAAGATAATCCACCCGATGGCAGCAATTGGGAATTGTTATGTACCTATTGCCATGAACACGAACATTCCAAGTTGAAAGATGCGATGGGTAGGGCAGGAGAGGGCCAAGCAAGCGTAGGTGCCACTTTCAATCCGTTCGCCAATCTGAAGGATAGGTTGAATAACAAATCCTGA
- a CDS encoding spore coat U domain-containing protein, translating to MLSFHTINVRAATTTTTFAVTATVLTVCGVVATPLVFGNYNPSDTNDLDAANIATVTCTVGTSYNLGLDAGTGAGATVTTRKLTSGTDLLNYSLYQDPARTNIWGNTIGTNTLSATAGLVPTVHNVYGRIFKEQVIPAGIYTDTITVTITY from the coding sequence ATGCTGAGCTTTCATACGATAAACGTAAGAGCCGCCACTACTACAACCACTTTTGCTGTGACGGCTACTGTCCTTACTGTCTGCGGTGTAGTAGCAACTCCCCTAGTATTCGGAAATTATAATCCTTCAGACACGAATGATTTAGATGCCGCTAATATCGCAACGGTCACCTGTACCGTTGGAACTTCCTATAACTTAGGGCTTGATGCTGGTACTGGTGCAGGCGCTACTGTTACTACCCGAAAATTGACTTCTGGTACAGATCTCCTTAATTATTCTCTTTATCAAGATCCGGCACGTACCAATATATGGGGCAACACCATCGGAACAAACACACTAAGTGCTACAGCTGGCTTAGTGCCTACGGTACATAACGTTTATGGCAGGATATTCAAAGAACAAGTGATTCCTGCCGGTATTTATACCGATACGATAACTGTAACCATTACTTACTGA
- a CDS encoding molecular chaperone: MISIFSSFTGFGGSLQVSPIRISLQAEKPIAVMTVQNKTDKPSIIQLNVVSWQQTMGEDYYLPTREILATPPIFTIPPGSSQIVRLGLQRQPENIQELAYRLFLQEVPQSSAREGEINIILRFGIPIFVAPDDNDAHPLVEWRAVLVSPKKIRLEAINSGNAHIQITNLTISEKEFSSSAIYQKGMFYILPKQKRHWYLSLEKSWPLGTRLKITAQTNTNQLDNEAILVDY, from the coding sequence TTGATAAGTATTTTTTCATCCTTTACCGGTTTTGGCGGCTCACTTCAAGTAAGTCCAATACGAATAAGTTTGCAGGCCGAAAAGCCTATCGCCGTGATGACGGTTCAAAATAAAACCGACAAGCCAAGCATCATACAATTGAATGTTGTTTCTTGGCAGCAAACAATGGGAGAGGATTATTATCTTCCTACTCGGGAAATATTAGCCACTCCTCCCATCTTTACGATCCCACCTGGTAGCTCTCAAATCGTCAGACTCGGGCTGCAGCGTCAACCTGAAAATATACAAGAGCTTGCCTATCGATTATTCCTGCAAGAGGTTCCCCAGTCATCCGCGAGAGAAGGCGAAATCAACATAATATTACGCTTTGGAATTCCTATTTTTGTAGCTCCAGATGATAATGATGCTCATCCACTGGTGGAATGGCGGGCCGTTCTAGTATCTCCTAAAAAAATCCGACTCGAAGCAATTAATAGTGGCAACGCACATATACAAATAACCAACCTTACAATATCCGAAAAAGAATTTTCATCCAGCGCTATTTATCAGAAAGGCATGTTTTATATCCTTCCAAAACAAAAACGACATTGGTACTTATCCTTAGAAAAATCTTGGCCGCTCGGAACAAGATTAAAAATCACGGCACAAACTAACACGAATCAGTTAGATAATGAAGCCATTTTGGTGGATTATTAA
- a CDS encoding fimbria/pilus outer membrane usher protein, which yields MKPFWWIIKNGLICSLCSILVTNLVFARPGSTKKKIENQKNTSASKQSDMVIQKNHIQTEEMLLEVWINNQNINQTVLVLIRENGEILVKEKDLIKWNLRKPESQTEIYQNEHYYLLSIIGNFQIDKRLQTIKISIPPQNFLPNMLNVRNQITEIAQTPPLGGFINYDLSVQHSQGNRSAGAQLEFGVFGSWGNATTRVLSTNLSSDPKIVRLDSTLTKDMPEHKISLRLGDSINRSGTWGRSVRFGGIQWGTNFATQPEFISFPLPSLSGQAALPSTAELFINNTKMYQSDILSGPFSLRELPVVTGAGEMRLIVRDMLGREQIITQPYYSAPSILRKGLNDFSYELGFIRKDFGVVSNNYGELVFSGTHRYGFSNFLTGEMRSEIMLNHQNLGFSGALLLPSGMGLVDAAVVVSNNNNGIGTLIGIGFERQTQRLGFGFRSQLTTPEFDQLGFNSRTQTPVEQTTARIGWNSVNFGSIGIGYLRINNRNFPDSEVINASYNRSLAKNWFLSLTTYKNFKNNEEYAVGLVLTHVLGSRTTASLNFNHLNGNESLLASVQQNLPAGTGIGYRIVAGQQNKGYFQGSLNLQNDYGTVTMEAANANGVEAFRTSINGGLAILGNRVFMSRSINDSFAVVRVPGFSNVGVYFENQSVARTDSTGTAFIPRLRPYQKNRISIEQMDLPLDTRIDKLELFAILYLRSGYILEFPVKKSNGASLRVIMEDGQPASSGGNVQIIGQDEIFPVGLNGHVYVTGLKQKNLIRMKLLNKQSCEFEVPFIEMPEPLPHLGTFVCKEMN from the coding sequence ATGAAGCCATTTTGGTGGATTATTAAAAACGGATTAATTTGTTCGCTATGTTCCATACTCGTAACAAATTTAGTTTTTGCTAGACCTGGCTCGACCAAGAAAAAAATTGAAAATCAGAAAAATACTTCAGCCTCAAAACAATCTGATATGGTTATCCAAAAAAACCATATTCAGACTGAGGAAATGTTGCTGGAAGTATGGATAAATAACCAAAATATTAACCAAACTGTGCTTGTTTTGATACGTGAGAACGGTGAAATTCTAGTTAAGGAAAAAGATCTTATAAAGTGGAATCTTCGCAAACCGGAATCCCAAACTGAAATTTATCAAAATGAACACTACTACTTACTGTCCATTATTGGTAATTTTCAAATAGATAAAAGACTCCAAACGATAAAGATCAGTATACCACCGCAGAATTTTTTACCCAATATGCTTAACGTGCGAAATCAAATTACTGAAATTGCGCAGACGCCTCCTCTGGGGGGATTTATAAATTATGATTTATCCGTCCAACACTCCCAAGGAAATAGATCGGCTGGCGCGCAACTAGAATTTGGAGTGTTCGGAAGTTGGGGGAACGCCACTACTCGCGTTCTATCTACGAACTTGAGTTCAGATCCAAAAATTGTTCGATTGGATAGCACGTTAACCAAAGATATGCCCGAACATAAAATTAGCTTGCGACTGGGGGACAGCATTAACCGAAGCGGCACTTGGGGAAGATCCGTTCGATTCGGAGGTATACAATGGGGAACAAATTTTGCAACTCAGCCTGAATTCATCAGTTTTCCTCTTCCTTCACTGTCCGGACAAGCAGCATTACCGTCAACAGCTGAATTATTCATCAATAATACGAAAATGTATCAAAGCGACATACTATCTGGGCCATTTTCGTTGCGGGAACTACCTGTAGTAACAGGCGCAGGAGAAATGAGGCTGATTGTTAGAGATATGCTGGGACGTGAACAAATAATCACTCAACCTTATTACTCAGCTCCAAGTATTCTTCGTAAAGGATTGAATGACTTCTCCTATGAGTTGGGTTTTATTCGCAAAGATTTTGGTGTAGTGAGCAATAACTATGGTGAGTTAGTATTTTCTGGAACACATCGGTATGGATTTAGCAATTTTCTTACTGGAGAAATGCGTAGCGAAATAATGCTGAACCACCAGAATTTGGGATTTTCCGGCGCATTGCTTTTGCCTTCAGGAATGGGGCTTGTGGATGCCGCAGTTGTTGTAAGTAATAATAACAATGGAATTGGAACTCTTATAGGAATTGGTTTTGAACGCCAGACCCAACGTTTGGGATTTGGATTTAGAAGTCAATTAACAACACCTGAATTTGATCAATTAGGATTTAACTCAAGAACTCAGACTCCAGTAGAACAAACCACCGCTCGGATCGGTTGGAATTCAGTCAATTTTGGTTCAATAGGCATAGGTTATCTTCGCATTAACAATCGTAATTTTCCTGATAGTGAAGTGATCAATGCTAGTTACAATCGTAGTCTAGCCAAAAATTGGTTCTTGAGTTTGACTACATATAAAAACTTCAAGAACAATGAAGAGTACGCTGTGGGATTAGTATTGACACATGTTCTTGGTAGTCGCACCACCGCAAGCTTGAATTTCAATCACCTAAATGGCAATGAATCATTGCTAGCTTCGGTACAACAAAATTTACCGGCGGGTACTGGAATCGGGTATCGCATAGTAGCTGGGCAACAAAATAAGGGTTATTTTCAGGGTAGTTTGAATCTGCAGAATGACTATGGTACTGTAACAATGGAGGCTGCAAATGCAAATGGAGTAGAGGCCTTTAGAACTTCTATAAATGGAGGGCTGGCTATCCTCGGTAACAGAGTTTTCATGTCACGCAGTATTAATGATAGTTTTGCTGTGGTTCGAGTGCCGGGTTTTTCTAATGTTGGTGTTTATTTCGAGAACCAATCAGTTGCACGAACAGATAGTACTGGTACTGCATTTATTCCAAGATTACGTCCTTATCAGAAAAACCGGATCAGTATCGAACAAATGGATTTACCACTTGATACCCGTATAGATAAATTAGAGTTATTTGCAATTCTTTATTTGCGTAGCGGTTATATTCTCGAGTTTCCTGTAAAGAAGTCTAACGGAGCTTCTTTACGTGTCATCATGGAAGATGGACAGCCAGCCTCTTCGGGAGGCAATGTGCAAATTATAGGACAAGATGAAATCTTTCCAGTCGGTCTGAATGGTCATGTTTACGTTACCGGTCTCAAACAAAAAAATCTTATAAGAATGAAATTACTTAATAAGCAATCATGCGAATTCGAAGTTCCGTTTATCGAAATGCCTGAACCTCTGCCTCATCTAGGGACTTTCGTATGCAAGGAAATGAATTGA
- a CDS encoding spore coat U domain-containing protein, translated as MQGNELRMRINSKIPSSFCVSVLQLFICLISINILIFTSSPVFAIEDCTVSSTGVSFGTYVYTTPSPTNSTGSIQVSCSLLGIVSLLVGYDILLSSGNSGSHSTRQLQNGTNSLQYNLYTNAGRTIIWGDGNSGSSKISDGYLLGLGTIVRNYNIYGSILSSQNVPKGNYTDFITVTVNY; from the coding sequence ATGCAAGGAAATGAATTGAGGATGCGAATAAACTCTAAAATACCTTCAAGCTTTTGCGTATCAGTTTTACAATTATTCATATGCTTAATAAGTATAAATATTCTTATTTTTACATCAAGTCCAGTTTTTGCTATCGAAGATTGTACAGTTTCTTCAACGGGGGTTTCATTTGGTACCTATGTTTATACCACTCCATCACCTACCAATTCGACAGGGAGTATTCAAGTAAGTTGTTCATTGCTGGGTATTGTTAGCTTACTGGTTGGTTACGATATTTTGCTGAGTTCTGGTAACAGCGGCAGTCATTCAACACGTCAACTCCAAAATGGAACGAATTCACTGCAATATAATTTATATACGAATGCAGGACGTACAATTATTTGGGGCGATGGAAATTCGGGGTCTTCTAAAATATCAGATGGTTATTTGCTGGGGCTCGGTACGATTGTAAGGAATTACAATATTTATGGTTCAATTTTGTCCTCCCAAAATGTTCCAAAAGGCAACTATACTGATTTTATTACAGTTACAGTAAATTATTAA